The stretch of DNA GGCGTCACTGCTTGAGGAGCATCGCGGCGCCGAGGGTCTCCTCGGGCACGCCGAGTCCCTCGACGAGCGTGAGGAGGTGCGGGCGGAGCTCGGCGAGCTGCTCGTTGAGCAGCTGCGTGACGGCCTTGGCGCGCTGGTCGGAGATGCGGTTGTGGGCCATGAACCACGCGAGGTCGTCCTCGATGACGCTCAGCGCGTACACGGTGCACACCTGGCGCAGGAGGTCTGCGGCCTCCTCGTCCTCGCAGCGGGCGATGCCGGCGGTGAACGCCTCGAGCACGACGCGGTCGACGTGCGCGCGGCCGCAGCGGATGAGGTGGTCCTGCGCGTCGTTGAAGATGCGGAACGCCTCCTCGCCCTTGGCCTTCGCGGCCCGCTGGAGCCGTCGGGCGGCGGTCTCGATGAGGTGCTGCTCGCGGTCCTCGAACAGGCTCAGCTGCGTGCCGCGGTCGAGCAGGTCGTGCGCGTCGCCGCCGGCGGGTGCCGCGTCGATGAGGCGCTGGATGAGCTGGCTGGCGGCCGTCCGCTCGCGCACCGTGTCGGCGACCGTCTCGGCGACGAACCGGACCATGCCGAACGGGTCGAGCCCGCCGACCTCCTTGGCGTAGGAGGTGAGCAGCTCCTTGCTGAGCAGCTGCAGCATGACGTGGTTGTCGCCCTCGAAGGTCGTGAACACGTCGATGTCGCCGCGCAGGACCGTGAGCCGGTTCTCGGCGAGGTAGCCCGCGCCACCGCACATCTCGCGCGACTCGTTGATCGCGCGGGAGGCGTGCCAGGTCATGATCGCCTTCAGCCCGGCGGCGCGGCCCTCCAGCTCACGCTGCTGCTGCGCGTCGGGCTCGGTGGCACGCTGCAGACGGTCCATGCGCGAGACCTGCTGGTTCTGCGCGAACCGGTACGCGTAGGAGCGGGCGAGCAGCGGCAGCAGGCGACGCTGGTGCAGGCGGTAGTCGGCGAGCAGCACCTCCGGCTCGCCCTCCTGGCCGAACTGGCGACGCTGCAGCGCGTAGCGGCCGGCGATGCTGAGCGCGACCTCCGCCGCGGCGAGCGCCGACCCGCCGACGCTGATCCGTCCGCGCACGAGCGTGCCGAGCATGCTGAAGAAGCGTCGGTTCACGTCGTCGATGGGCGAGGAGTAGGTGCCGTCCTCGGCGACGTCGCCGTACTTGTTGAGCAGGTTGACGCGGGGGATGCGCACCTGGTGGAACGCCAGGCGTCCGTTGTCGACACCGCCCAGGCCGCCCTTGTGGCGGTCGTCGCCGACCTCGACGCCCTCGAGCACCTGGCCC from Aeromicrobium erythreum encodes:
- a CDS encoding acyl-CoA dehydrogenase, with product MTLSDEVRIALDGKWRHVREQSRTELAAMELAYDLDLDIDAARERTLRQLHGLVPTGVPAAGFRTEHGGGGDPGMAVTGIEMLAQFDLSLMVKAGVQWGLFGGAVENLGTERHRDLIPRLIELDLVGCYAMTEIGHGSNVQHLETTATYDAETQEFVVDSPTPSATKDYIGNAAAHATVAAVYAQLVTRGENHGVHCFLVPIRDDQGQVLEGVEVGDDRHKGGLGGVDNGRLAFHQVRIPRVNLLNKYGDVAEDGTYSSPIDDVNRRFFSMLGTLVRGRISVGGSALAAAEVALSIAGRYALQRRQFGQEGEPEVLLADYRLHQRRLLPLLARSYAYRFAQNQQVSRMDRLQRATEPDAQQQRELEGRAAGLKAIMTWHASRAINESREMCGGAGYLAENRLTVLRGDIDVFTTFEGDNHVMLQLLSKELLTSYAKEVGGLDPFGMVRFVAETVADTVRERTAASQLIQRLIDAAPAGGDAHDLLDRGTQLSLFEDREQHLIETAARRLQRAAKAKGEEAFRIFNDAQDHLIRCGRAHVDRVVLEAFTAGIARCEDEEAADLLRQVCTVYALSVIEDDLAWFMAHNRISDQRAKAVTQLLNEQLAELRPHLLTLVEGLGVPEETLGAAMLLKQ